The following coding sequences lie in one Zingiber officinale cultivar Zhangliang chromosome 2B, Zo_v1.1, whole genome shotgun sequence genomic window:
- the LOC122046597 gene encoding G-type lectin S-receptor-like serine/threonine-protein kinase At1g61370 encodes MARMQLFLLHFIVLSETFFLLGRSSSGEMVAQFDIMTGNSSLVNNQTLISARSVFQLGFFSPVNNSGTAYIRIWYYNHPPRENKVVWVANGNKSVDTSMASLNLTSDGNIISFEEGTKV; translated from the exons ATGGCGAGGATGCAGCTCTTTCTTCTACACTTCATAGTACTATCAGAGACATTCTTTCTACTTGGCCGATCATCCTCTG GAGAAATGGTAGCACAATTTGATATAATGACTGGAAATAGCTCACTTGTCAATAACCAGACATTGATCTCGGCCAGGAGTGTGTTCCAACTCGGTTTCTTCAGTCCAGTTAATAATTCTGGGACTGCATACATAAGAATTTGGTACTACAATCACCCTCCAAGAGAAAACAAAGTAGTATGGGTCGCCAATGGGAACAAGTCTGTCGACACATCTATGGCATCGTTGAACCTGACTTCCGACGGAAATATAATTTCATTTGAGGAAGGAACAAAGGTTTGA